The Candidatus Methanomethylicota archaeon nucleotide sequence AATAGGGGAGAGAGCTAAAGTTGAAGACATATATGCAGAGGATTTAACATTAGAGGAAAACGTGAAGGCTAGAAACATCTATGCAAGGAGGATATACATGGAATCTGGATGCAGAATACTTGGAGAAGTACAATACATTGAGAGTCTAGAGAGTGAGGAGGGTGTAGTATTCGCTAAAACCCCAGTAAAAGTTGAAAAGCTACCTCAACCACCATTCTAATGTAAAAATTAAAAGTTGATGAAGCTATGAATAAGAGAAGAACAAAATATGAAATATACGCTGAAATACTGGAAGCAGTTTTAAGGAGGGGGCCATTACCAATAACTAGAATAGCTTATGGAGCAGGCCTACCAGTGGATAGAGCTAAAAGAGCTGTGCAA carries:
- a CDS encoding winged helix-turn-helix domain-containing protein, whose protein sequence is MNKRRTKYEIYAEILEAVLRRGPLPITRIAYGAGLPVDRAKRAVQFLVSKGLLKEENIGDMKVYILTKRGGELLEALKVIRKYMS